From one Neovison vison isolate M4711 chromosome 1, ASM_NN_V1, whole genome shotgun sequence genomic stretch:
- the CCNO gene encoding cyclin-O, giving the protein MVTPCPTSLVSPAARAGKRDHDQNLRAPVKKSRRPRLRRKQPLQPLNPCSLPGDSGVCDLFESPSSGSDGADSPAASAALGCSPLPAPAPQFEQLDLQTFRDYGQSCYVFRKARESHFHPRESLALQPQVTAESRCKLLSWLIPVHRQFHLSFESLCLTVNTLDRFLTTTPVAADCFQLLGVTSLLIACKQVEVHPPRVKQLLALCCGAFSRQQLCNLECIVLHKLHFSLGAPTISFFLEHFTHARVEAGQAEVSEALEAQALARGVAELSLADYAFTSYTPSLLAICCLALADRMLQLPRPVDLGLGGHAEAAVQDCLGKLQLLVAINETSLTHMLPFQILEKCSLSPKLK; this is encoded by the exons ATGGTGACCCCCTGCCCCACCAGTCTCGTGAGTCCCGCCGCCCGGGCTGGGAAGCGGGACCACGACCAGAACCTCCGCGCCCCAGTGAAGAAGAGCAGGCGCCCACGCCTCCGGAGAAAACAGCCGCTGCAGCCGCTGAACCCGTGCTCGCTCCCCGGAGACTCCGGTGTTTGCGACCTGTTCGAGTCCCCCAGCTCCGGGTCTGATGGTGCAGACAGTCCCGCAGCATCCGCGGCGCTAGGCTGCAGCCCCCTACCTGCTCCTGCCCCGCAGTTTGAGCAGCTAGATCTACAAACCTTCCGTGACTACGGTCAGAGCTGCTACGTCTTCCGCAAGGCGCGGGAGAGCCACTTCCACCCGCGGGAGTCGCTGGCGCTGCAGCCACAA GTAACGGCGGAATCCCGCTGTAAGCTGCTTAGCTGGCTGATCCCAGTGCACCGCCAGTTCCACCTCTCCTTCGAATCTCTCTGCCTGACGGTGAACACTCTGGACCGCTTTCTTACCACCACGCCTGTGGCTGCCGACTGCTTCCAGCTGCTTGGGGTCACGTCCCTGCTCATCGCTTGCAAACAG GTGGAGGTACACCCACCACGTGTGAAGCAGCTCCTGGCCCTGTGCTGCGGCGCCTTCTCTCGGCAACAACTCTGCAACCTCGAGTGCATCGTGTTGCACAAACTCCACTTCAGCCTGGGCGCGCCAACCATCAGCTTCTTCCTGGAGCATTTCACGCACGCTCGTGTGGAGGCCGGGCAGGCTGAGGTATCAGAAGCCCTGGAGGCACAAGCCCTGGCGCGTGGTGTGGCAGAGCTGAGCCTGGCCGACTATGCCTTCACCAGCTATACTCCCTCCCTGCTGGCCATCTGTTGCCTGGCGCTGGCTGACCGTATGCTACAGCTCCCGCGCCCGGTGGACTTGGGCCTAGGCGGGCACGCCGAGGCCGCAGTGCAGGACTGCCTGGGCAAGCTGCAGCTACTAGTGGCCATAAATGAGACCTCCTTGACTCATATGCTGCCTTTCCAGATCCTGGAGAAGTGCAGCCTGTCTCCGAAATTGAAATGA